The nucleotide sequence TCTGTTGCACAAGTTATACTCCTTTAAAAATGAAGAGTTCAACCAAACATTTTGCAAATAAGTGGAAGGCGTTATTTGAGAGGAGCGCCCCTTGTTTTGGGCGTTATCAATGCCCAAATTAACATGCTCCAGGGTCCAGAGCGTGTCGAAGGTGTTACCTTTGAAGGGCGCTTCTATTAACAACACCCAATGCACGCTCCTTTTGATTCACGCCAAAAtgcttcatttatttttttttcatgtgCGTTGGCGTTAGTGTGAAATGGGAGCTTTGGATGCTTGGCGTTACTAATGCCTTGTCTAATTACTTCCATGCATGCTTCCTTTATATTATTGGCTTCATTGATTTGGCGCAAACTTCATTCATTCTTCAATGCTTCATATATAATAACAATGCCTCATGCATGCTTTGCTTCACATTAACGCATGCATGCATTGCTTCTTTCATTATTTGCTTCATTATATTGCTTTATATACTAATGCCACATGCATGCATTCTTTGATTCCTTGGTTCATTAATTAACGCTACCGgcattctctttcattcttttaacactacaacaaataagggtttTCGCAACGGTCAAAAATCGTTGCTATAGATCGAAAAACCGTTCCTAAAAGCTTAGGCAATGCTTTGGCAAtggtttttgacctgtggtatatgcggccgttgccaatgctcataggcaacggttttttacctaaggcaacggtAACAAAAAAACTGTTGCCATAGTTATTGGCATAGACAACAGTTTTGAAAGAaatttttaaagaacggtttaaaACTGTTACTGAATAGGCAACGGTTTAGAACTGTTCTCGTTCATGATGTAACGTTTTAAAACCATAACTAATTAGGTAACGGCTTTAAACTGTTGTCGTTTTATTATTCACAAAGCCAATAATCTTAAAGCATTACCGTCGGTGTCgttttttggcaacggttttaataccattgcAATTTTGTAGTTATTTTTGACAATTGTTTTAACACCATTACCTTTTGTGACTTTTGACAACAgttttttgtaatatataattttttatttacaatagttttctcatgaatgaaattagttccaacttttttttttaatttaatatcaataaataaccttaactatttgaatcaaattactaAAGAAAACTAATTGAACATTTACTATCAAATTTGATTTATAAAGTATTACATAAGATCCACAATCATATTATATCATCATTGTAAGATACCATAATACTAGTCTAAGTCGTAACTACtaattatcatcatcatttttaAAAATATCATAGTACTAGCCTAAGTCATAACAACCTCGAACTATATCATCTAATtttgcaaaaaatataataacaaaagaGAGTTGAAATAGCTAAGTAGCAAGTAGGTTTATCGTCATCATGTCTACAAGTTCATGACTTTTACTCGCTAAATTTGCTCTTCAAAATTTGTGACCTTAATTAAGTTTGTTTTCCCCTTCAACATGATTTTCCtgtaaataaaacaaaaaatagcaaAAGTGTGAAGTAGGAAGTAATCCAGCACACTACATCAGATTAAGCGTTAAACATAAATCATCAAAATAGAAGTCTTGAAATAAAGAAATTTATTCATATCAAGTTATCAACAAAAGGCTTGACATAAAGTGATTCATACTTAAAGTGAGCCTTCTtgttcattttttcttcttcatcaactTTTTTGTCTAAGAACACATACATATAGGGTGATCAAAGTCAAGTTACCTTTAAAGTGGGTGATGGGGAGTTTAAAGAAGAATGAAGCAAGGGTAGATCCTCTGCATCTATGCATGTTACTTCTCCAACAGGAAAATTTGACCCATATCTACCAGCTCTCCCTACAATAATATGCATGCAAAAACCCTAGAATAAAATAAGATTCAAATATCCAAGTCTCCAAATTCGAAtagaatataaaaatataatttgattaatttctAATAACATAACATAAAATACAATTCTTggcattatttttttttctttttttcaaaaaggtGTCTATCTACTTAGTTGAATCTTGTGTTACCTGCAATATGTTTTATTTCAGGTACAGTCAAGTCCCAAAATTCAAAACCATCAAACTTCTTCAACGTTGAAAATATGATCCTAGATATATTTAAATTAAGACCCATTCCGATGGCATCACTGGCCACTAGAACATCAAACTCACTTGTTGCATCATTGAACATGCTTGCCTGAAGTCCTAATTAAAATTTCAACTCAGAAAATCCTTAAGGGTTGGCATCCAAATACAATCCATTATAAATAACACTGGACCACAACTGATTTTGGTTAGCATGATATTTATTGTCAATTATTGACACACGTgaagtttttgaaataaggaaacaAATAGCATAAATTTTTGTATGGAAAGAGAGAGTAAAACTTTAAATTCAAATATCTGATTTAAATGAAACAAGTGAAAGGCAACAGGGACATTTTTGTatgattttacttttttttttttgcttaagaAGAGAATATATATATTCAACTTGTCTTAAATTTATTTTCCCTAATTAAGTGACTTGATGACTAAAAAAGTTATTAAGGTTATCTTTTTATTCAAACTATTAATTACCACATGAAAATAATAACTGAATGCTAGCTTCAACTACAACCtcttattttttcctttttaaccTTTTATCTTCGATGAAATATATCCATAATTCACTTCTATATATAACTTTAAGAACTACCATtactatatataaaataaaactaaatgacCCCCTAATAATATAAAAAGTCCTTTTATGTAACATTTTTCTCTGTGCTACAAAGCCAATTTCTTTCTTCCTCTTGAACTCTGTTATATGCCACTACTGTTCTTACATTTTCattatccttattttcttttacaTGAATCTCCAAATATATTAGTGCGATATACAGTATATGTATAACATAATCTTCCTTTCCTTAGCTGATAGGGATGAGGCTGGTAATCTTTTCTTGTAAATGCATAACTTTCTTATCAAACATAAATGACTTTTGTACCTAAGATAAGTTTGGTTTGATCCTAAACTACAGGGGATTATAGTGCCAATGATTACTGATTAGTACTATATACTTTTGTATGCTTTAATTTGATCAATTGATCTCCCTTTGGTTATGCCTTAAAATTCCTTTTTGACACTTGCCTATCACTCAAAGCTAGTCTAAATTATCCTTTCGGATTAAGTATAGTAATCAATACAAGAATATATATATGAATCATGTTAAATTCATACAGATAACAATGAATCATCTTAAATTCACAATGAAAGGATAACAATGAATCATCTTAAATTCACATTGAAAATAGCAATAACTATAACTAGTCTACAAGCTACACAGAACACAATTTGAAAAAAGGATTCACAACGAAAAATTGACTTACCTGAGCTATAGGATAGTTACAGAGCAATAAGAGTTTAGAAATGGTGGTTCTGGTAGCTAGGACACAACCAACTCACCATGAACGATGGCGGCGACCAGGAATTCCGGCGGCGGCAGAAGAACGGCTCCTCCTATGTTGCGTCACTTTCTCACACGCGTCCCTTCCTTCCTCTCTGCGGTAGCATCAACAGCGGCCTCCTATCCTTTTTTGGTTTCTTCCACCGGCAGCAGCGGCAAGGCACGGTAGCGGTGGCATGGTGCGGCGACGGCAGGAACAAAGATGAGCTCCTTCGCTTCCTCGTGTCGCGCATTCTGTGCGTGCCTCTCTCTCACTCTCATTTTCCCATAAAGGTCAGTGGCAACGGTGGCTGTGGTCACCACCAGCAGCGCCTCTCCCTTCCCCTCTCCTTCCCGTTCTCTGATCCCCCCTCTTTTGAGCTCTCATTCTTCTCTCGTTTTCCCCTTCTCTTGTATTCCCCTTCTGTATGTGATTGTGCATGTTTAATTGTATACATTATGTTAGGATTAGGGATTGTTAAATTTGGGTTTTATTTGAGAATTTAGAGttagaataaaatatatacaagtaatataataattttataaaatatttgagatagaataacaaattaaaatttaaatataatattgtaaaaattatttttagaatataaaattttattcatNNNNNNNNNNNNNNNNNNNNNNNNNNNNNNNNNNNNNNNNNNNNNNNNNNNNNNNNNNNNNNNNNNNNNNNNNNNNNNNNNNNNNNNNNNNNNNNNNNNNNNNNNNNNNNNNNNNNNNNNNNNNNNNNNNNNNNNNNNNNNNNNNNNNNNNNNNNNNNNNNNNNNNNNNNNNNNNNNNNNNNNNNNNNNNNNNNNNNNNNNNNNNNNNNNNNNNNNNNNNNNNNNNNNNNNNNNNNNNNNNNNNNNNNNNNNNNNNNNNNNNNNNNNNNNNNNNNNNNNNNNNNNNNNNNNNNNNNNNNNNNNNNNNNNNNNNNNNNNNNNNNNNNNNNNNNNNNNNNNNNNNNNNNNNNNNNNNNNNNNNNNNNNNNNNNNNNNNNNNNNNNNNNNNNNNNNNNNNNNNNNNNNNNNNNNNNNNNNNNNNNNNNNNNNNNNNNNNNNNNNNNNNNNNNNNNNNNNNNNNNNNNNNNNNNNNNNNNNNNNNNNNNNNNNNNNNNNNNNNNNNNNNNNNNNNNNNNNNNNNNNNNNNNNNNNNNNNNNNNNNNNNNNNNNNNNNNNNNNNNNNNNNNNNNNNNNNNNNNNNNNNNNNNNNNNNNNNNNNNNNNNNNNNNNNNNNNNNNNNNNNNNNNNNNNNNNNNNNNNNNNNNNNNNNNNNNNNNNNNNNNNNNNNNNNNNNNNNNNNNNNNNNNNNNNNNNNNNNNNNNNNNNNNNNNNNNNNNNNNNNNNNNNNNNNNNNNNNNNNNNNNNNNNNNNNNNNNNNNNNNNNNNNNNNNNGAATggaacaaaaattaatttttttttaaatttattttttcaaaaaataatatttgttaaattatttaaataacctTAGAAAATTATTTCTTGATAAAATAATTGATGTAATGGTTATAAAATCGTTCTTTAagatagtcaaagagaacggttttattttgttgttataaCGTAGtgaaaaattgaacttcaacagCAACATTGTAAAAACCGTTCTCTAAGATCATctaatagaacggttttaaagtgttaCAATATTGGCAACGGTTTTTATGCGTATCCTTTGTACAAatatttaaacaacaataaaaaaccgttgcctaAAAACAAATTATTGTAACGGTTATAAAAccattctttaaaatagtcaaagagaacagtttattttgttgctataacgtaacgaaaaattgaacttcaacagCAACAGTTTAAAAAACTGTTCTCTAAAACcatctaagagaacggttttaagacGTTACAAATTTTGGCGTTGTGAAAACCCATATTTGTGGTAGTGTAATTGGCATTATAATTCATGCTAACATATGCATGCCTTCCTTTCTTTTATTGGCATTATTAACAATGCCTAGCAAGGATTGCTTCATTACTCTTCATTGTTCACGTTGTCAGGGTCGCTTGAGAAGGGCACCATTTGGTGGGCGTTAGTAGCGCTCGTGCTTGTTTCATGGgttacgcttttaaaagcatgacCTAATATTTCAAAGCGTGTTCAAATTTTAAAATGTGTCAAAaacttcctcttttcttcttttgagtttgttttgtgctttttacttctttttctattatttcctataaaattaatcaaatcaaagatatcaaagcaatatacaacttaagcaccaaaatatttaataattaaacattataaattaattttttatataaaaaagcatagaaaaacacaacATGATGCGCACGCATCAATAACCCACTTATTGTGTTATTACTTGATGCAATCCGGTGCACATGCCGATAGTTTTGTTGATATTGAGTTTGTAAAGTCCGTATAACGCGTATGTGAGTTtggcaaattttaaaatcatgcgtacgcatgatgcatgcgtacgcgagaaTGCCCAGTTTTCAACACATGCATATGTGAGTATGCCAGAATtacatccatgcgtacgcatggggtgGCATGTATATGCATGACCACCCTATTTTGGAGaagttgtatttttttatttaaatatgttTTCCAGCTTCTAAACCTCTATAATCCTAACTTTAGTTCCTAACCATAGGGAAAAGGGTAAACCTAAAGAGGGGAGAAACTTGGTTGTGAAGGAAGATGATGAACTGATGAGTTATGTTTGAGAAGTGCGGAAATACTGAATATGAAATGAATAAGAGCTGTACTGATGGTGATTGACTAATATTGAATTATTGAGTTGTGAAATTGCTACCGGTCTTATGAATTATTTGATCTTGAGTATGTTAAAGATGGGGATATTGATTGTGTGTAATCTATCCCATTTTGGATAAATCATTTTCTCTCTACTTGTAaagtgtgtcaggcactatatcccatggGTGTGGCGGGCAATATATCCCAAGAATGTGGcgagcactatatcccaagagtgtgacgGGCACTGTATCCCATGAGTATGGGAGTACTTTACCTGGAAAGTGTGTCGGACACAATATCCCATGAGTGTAATAGGCACTATATCCCAAAAGTGTGAtggacactatatcccaagagtgtgaaaacACTTTATCCCAGAAAATGCGATGGGCACTATATCTCATGAGTGTGACGGGCATCATATCCTAAGAGTGTGAATACATGTCAGAGAGACGATATCTGGGTTAGCTATCGGGTGTGCCGGGTTCTGGAAaagtaaccgacacatgagctcaggccagtaggaaaggcattcatcatgtgcatttgtatatTTTGTATGAGTGTGCATTTGTTTTGACTTGCCTAACTAATTATATGTGATTAACTACTATCTGATCTGTTTGCAGTAACTGTATGTATACTTATGTTTTTCTTGATTGTATTGTATGTCTttgcaactgagagatccctcataCTGGCGAAGGTGATGCTAAGGGTAGTTCCACCGATGATTAGGAGGTTTGGGTTGATAGGTGGTGAAGAGTTAGATTAGAACTAGAATCCACAAATAGATTCCCGAACTTATGGTTTAATATACTTTTTTAAGTTTAAAATTCTGACTGTCagtgttctaggattgcctctaacTTTTCCGGGttcttatatattatttatgcgggcacctttaccatgctgagaacccccaattctcattctatacatatttctgttgtttttcatatgcaggttgaGAGACACATCGTTGAGCATtaagctttgtgtttttaccatTTTTTGTGAGCGTTGCATCTTCGATTTTGTGTTGATCGTACCGAATTTTATTTTAAGGCTCCTAGCGATATTATCCTTATTATATAAGTATGTATTTTGGTTTTTAGAGGTCATAGTGCCTCACAACCTTTGATTTATGTCCTAGGCGTAAAGCTGATCTGATATTTCATAGTTTCTATATAGTAGTTGTGGAGTCTCGAGTACGCTTATACGTGTTACGTGACTATCCTTTTCAGCACCCTATAGATAGACCGTACTTCAACCCGGATGCACTGTATGAGTTTTCGCCATTGTGGCTTCATTCAGACGCCCCTCATCATCCTTTCCCCGATGGACCTAGATATCCTAGTCCTGCACAACTAGTGGAACAGGTAGTTCCTTTGCCTGACCCAGTTGAGAAGTTTGTTCATGCACTTATCCTAATTGGGACCTTCTTTTCGAGGCGATGGTATCATCTTCGTTAGGCACGCATTCAAGGGATCAGTCAAGACCTTCAATAGAGGGATTGTATCACATACCAACAGACATACCGGTGTTCGCAAGCGACCCTATACACATAGACACCAGCAGTGACAGTAGTCCAAGGAGTTCCCTTGAGGTCATACTGATTTTTAATGATGATGACGAGGACCCAGAGGAGGATCCGGAGATGGTGGAGATCTTGTCTTCAGATAGCACCAGTTAGAGTATGGTAGCATGTTTTGATGGCACCATAGCTTAGCACCAGTGTTTTCATTTAGACTCTCACTTTTGGTTAGACCCATAAAGAGACTAGTATTTTGTTAGACTTGCTAGGCTAATTCGGGTGTTAGACTAGGGACTTCTTCTATGGGCTAGGCTTCGGAGTGTCAAGGGTGGGCATAAAACAATCTCatttatttaaatcaatataaaagcaaatgtttaaaaaaaatagtgtccaaaataaataaacataatccaaaatacaaaaatataattataaatagtctcaaaagtaaaataaatataatccaaaatccaaaaacataattataaatagcctccaaagaaaaataaacataatttaaAACACTTAATTTTCATATTCATCTTCATATAAGTCAATAACATCATTGGAACCAACTCCTGAAGAATAGCCTTCTCCTTTTGCAATATATTCCTCATCTAAAAATTCTTCtggaaaaaagtaaataaatatattagaaaaataatacataataatGAACAAAATCACTCAAGTATGtatgttataaatataattataccaTAATCGTCATATCCACGTATCCAATTTCGAGTGTAAATCATAACTTTAGCACTATGATGATAAACCAAtttgcataggttaggaatttgattatcaaaatggaattggcattgtaagtatagtcctaacccaacaatttgaccatcaatcaaatgttatcacaatttaaaccaaatataaaccgagagtatttaactcccgggttattcttccctaggagttgcaattaaggtgctcaattattggctatgagggagcatggggaattgggaaagcaagagagcaagtaatgtaaatggaaagaaagtaaatgatcatgcaagaaattaaaagtcaaagtaataaaatgcaaggaaaggaaacttcaaatgcaagaaaaggGAATTCAAATGCAATAAAACCTCTTGGCAtggattgagagctaaggttacctatcctagtcattgaccacaaacacatgatgattatgaggagttaatcctacttcgtcaaccctacatcgaggataagtcaaataggcatagttaattccaatccctaagtcttATGTCAACACTaatgggtcacatagagtcaagggagaccaaatcaactaactactctaatgtatcaaacaagaatggacatcaatgactcaaggatcaccaaagtcatcaattccaagccaagagtgtagaaaaactaagtgaaaactaagccaagaattttatcaaaaacttggtgtgcatgaaaataaaataatattaaattacattaaaaataaaagctaactaccaaaagcaagaaaatcataactacaactaaggaaagcaataaatgacatgaaaacataaatttcattaattgtaaattaagataacaagagtgtgcataaacacaaaaataacaaaataaaggaaatcataaaggaaatgaagaagaaagatgcaataataataaatgacaaggaaaagtaaatgaaaacaagaattaaaagtagaaattacaagaaattaaactaaagaaccctaattctagagagaagggggagcttctctctctagaatacaacctacataatgctaaactaaccctaatttcttccccccttcacatggagtgagggcttccttcatatagcactcaatcaACTTCAGAAAGTTCCCAAATTGGGCCCTAGAGGCCCAAAAAATCGCCCCAGCGATTTGTAATAAATTAGTCACGCGCTGGgacgtgtgtgtacgcacaggttgtcatgcgtacgcacaggtggttgtgcgcacgcacactccaatgtgggcttctcctttgttttcctcatgttttctcccaattccttgcttttcttccactcttatcaagccattccaacctattacacctgaaatcactaatcaaaaccatcaaggcatctgatgggataaaagtgggataaaattgattaaattaagcacaaaatagcatgttttcacaattaggctcaattaaAGGAGAGAACGTAAATCCATGCtttttggatgaataaatgtgggt is from Arachis ipaensis cultivar K30076 chromosome B01, Araip1.1, whole genome shotgun sequence and encodes:
- the LOC107617539 gene encoding DExH-box ATP-dependent RNA helicase DExH16, mitochondrial-like, producing the protein MFNDATSEFDVLVASDAIGMGLNLNISRIIFSTLKKFDGFEFWDLTVPEIKHIAGRAGRYGSNFPVGEVTCIDAEDLPLLHSSLNSPSPTLKENHVEGENKLN